The Ficedula albicollis isolate OC2 unplaced genomic scaffold, FicAlb1.5 N00589, whole genome shotgun sequence genome has a window encoding:
- the LOC101809646 gene encoding LOW QUALITY PROTEIN: serine/threonine-protein kinase pim-1-like (The sequence of the model RefSeq protein was modified relative to this genomic sequence to represent the inferred CDS: deleted 1 base in 1 codon): MAVAIKRVPRDRIWEWARLVSERGQRQQAAGRGGRDEGQARQGGWVAGGTLRGERAWRERGPRSVPGRAVASCGGAGQGVPKWARLVSERGQRQQAAGRGGRDEGQARQGGWVAGGTLRGERAWRERGPRSVPGRAVASCGGAGQGVPKARRSIGPADGIAVPPEHDGALMPLELVLHWVVSCPGLGGVVRLLDWLELLDGFALVMERAECCRDLWHLLDRTLVMERPERCRDVWHLLQAGGSLPEPVARGLFRQVLQAVRHCTSRGVLHRDIKAENVLVDLASGEAKLMGLGCGTVFQDTIYTWMAGEPKYYPPEWILFGCYHGQPATIWSLGILLYHLVCGDLPFIAREDIDIVRGQLFFPPRVSQECQHLIRWCLCMDPTDRPCLEDLVEHSWLQKPHVAQETAEIHPVHSRIQEPSKSQLLASCGP, from the exons ATGGCC GTGGCCATCAAGCGAGTGCCCCGCGATCGCATCTGGGAGTGGGCGCGGCTGGTGAGTGAGCGGGGCCAGCGGCAGCAGGCGGCGGGGCGTGGCGGGCGGGACGAAGGCCAGGCCCGGCAGGGTGGGTGGGTGGCAGGCGGGACGCTGCGAGGGGAGCGAGCGTGGAGGGAGCGGGGGCCGCGCAGCGTCCCGGGCCGGGCAGTGGCGAGCTGCGGCGGCGCCGGGCAGGGGGTGCCGAAG TGGGCGCGGCTGGTGAGTGAGCGGGGCCAGCGGCAGCAGGCGGCGGGGCGTGGCGGGCGGGACGAAGGCCAGGCCCGGCAGGGTGGGTGGGTGGCAGGCGGGACGCTGCGAGGGGAGCGAGCGTGGAGGGAGCGGGGGCCGCGCAGCGTCCCGGGCCGGGCAGTGGCGAGCTGCGGCGGCGCCGGGCAGGGGGTGCCGAAGGCGCGGCGCAGCATCGGCCCCGCTGACGGCATCGCGGTCCCCCCAGAGCACGACGGCGCCCTTAtgcccctggagctggtgctgcactggGTGGTGTCGTGCCCTGGCTTGGGCGGCGTCGTGAGGCTCCTGGACTGGTTGGAGCTGCTCGACGGCTTCGCGCTGGTCATGGAGCGTGCAGAGTGCTGCCGGGACCTGTGGCACTTGCTGGACAGAACGCTGGTCATGGAGCGTCCGGAGCGCTGCCGGGACGTGTGGCACTTGCTGCAGGCGGGCGGGTCCCTGCCGGAGCCCGTGGCGCGGGGGCTGTTCCGCCAGGTGCTGCAGGCCGTGCGGCACTGCACCAGCCGCGGCGTCCTGCACCGCGACATCAAGGCCGAGAACGTCCTCGTTGACCTGGCCAGCGGCGAGGCGAAGCTCATGGGCTTGGGCTGCGGCACCGTCTTCCAGGACACCATCTACACCTGGATGGCAGGTGAGCCCAAA TACTACCCGCCGGAGTGGATCCTCTTCGGCTGCTACCACGGCCAGCCAGCCACCATCTGGTCCCTGGGCATCCTGCTCTATCACCTGGTGTGCGGGGACCTTCCTTTCATAGCCAGAGAGGACATC GACATCGTTCGGGGCCAGCTCTTCTTCCCGCCCCGGGTGTCTCAAG AGTGCCAGCACCTCATCAGGTGGTGTTTATGCATGGACCCCACAGACAGGCCATGCCTGGAAGACCTTGTAGAGCACTCATGGCTGCAAAAGCCCCACGTGGCCCAGGAGACAGCAGAGATCCAT CCTGTGCACAGTAGGATCCAGGAGCCCAGCAagtcccagctgctggcatCTTGTG gCCCTTGA